Proteins from a genomic interval of Desulfitibacter alkalitolerans DSM 16504:
- a CDS encoding small, acid-soluble spore protein, alpha/beta type → MSEQLKYELAKELGVYNTVMNEGWGSVPSRECGNLVKMAIMKAEQTMGNQPNRY, encoded by the coding sequence ATGTCTGAACAGCTCAAATATGAACTTGCAAAGGAACTAGGTGTCTATAACACTGTAATGAACGAAGGTTGGGGGAGTGTGCCCTCAAGAGAATGTGGAAACCTGGTAAAAATGGCAATTATGAAAGCTGAACAGACCATGGGAAACCAACCTAACCGCTACTAG
- the fliY gene encoding flagellar motor switch phosphatase FliY, translating into MDNFLSQEEIDALLNQGQSDDSAIEASDGAAEKSKNMITQESSDFLAALTDMELDALGEIGNISMGSASTALSELLNQKVKITTPKVKITSAQTLYEAFRIPYLLIDVNFTDGLNGSNILVIKIKDAAIIADLMMGGSGTNPSEELSEIHVSAVAEAMNQMIGSAATSMSTIFGESVKIAPPIVNIVDFQQDEVYYPWDSDEPVAVISFDLQIGDLIDSEIMQVVPVDIAKMEANLLLNPGQPVPQPTAPKPLPENKFKESENTVELPVGRSEDHTLTLNQSEDYPKNLNLILDVPLKVSVVLGKTKRPINEVLNLIPGSIVELERLANEPVDVLVNGTLIAKGEVVVINENYGVRVTSIVSPEQRLQNLKKN; encoded by the coding sequence ATGGATAATTTTTTGTCTCAAGAAGAAATTGATGCCCTTCTAAATCAAGGCCAGTCCGATGATTCAGCTATTGAGGCTTCAGATGGTGCTGCAGAAAAGAGTAAAAATATGATTACACAGGAGAGTAGTGACTTCCTAGCTGCTCTTACTGATATGGAGTTAGATGCTCTAGGCGAAATAGGTAATATTTCCATGGGTTCTGCATCTACTGCCTTATCGGAATTATTAAACCAAAAGGTTAAAATAACCACTCCTAAAGTTAAAATAACAAGTGCACAAACACTATATGAAGCATTTAGAATTCCATATCTATTAATTGACGTAAATTTTACAGATGGTTTAAATGGTTCTAATATACTAGTAATAAAAATTAAAGATGCAGCAATAATTGCTGATTTAATGATGGGTGGATCTGGAACAAATCCATCTGAAGAGTTAAGTGAGATACATGTTAGTGCTGTGGCAGAGGCAATGAATCAAATGATAGGCTCTGCTGCAACCTCCATGTCAACTATATTTGGTGAAAGTGTTAAGATAGCTCCACCAATAGTCAATATAGTAGATTTCCAGCAGGATGAGGTTTATTATCCATGGGATAGTGATGAGCCTGTAGCTGTTATATCCTTTGATCTTCAGATAGGTGATTTAATAGATAGCGAAATTATGCAGGTGGTGCCTGTGGATATAGCTAAAATGGAAGCTAATCTTTTATTAAATCCTGGACAACCAGTTCCCCAACCAACTGCACCTAAACCGCTTCCTGAAAATAAATTTAAGGAAAGTGAAAATACAGTTGAACTGCCTGTAGGGCGGTCGGAGGACCATACCCTGACTTTAAATCAATCAGAGGACTATCCAAAAAATCTAAATCTGATTCTTGATGTGCCATTAAAAGTTTCAGTTGTTTTAGGAAAAACAAAAAGGCCCATTAATGAAGTCTTAAACCTAATTCCAGGTTCAATAGTAGAGTTGGAAAGGTTAGCAAATGAACCTGTTGACGTACTGGTTAATGGAACACTAATAGCAAAAGGTGAGGTTGTAGTTATTAATGAAAACTACGGGGTGAGGGTAACAAGTATTGTAAGTCCAGAACAACGACTACAAAATCTTAAAAAGAACTAG
- the fliM gene encoding flagellar motor switch protein FliM, with protein MKEVLSQSEIDMLLNALSTGEISAEDVKAESKSDVIKTYDFRRPNKFSKDQLRTLYMIHDNFGRLVSNFLSGYLRTSVTVKIASVDQLTYEDFLVSIPSPTLMAVLSLPPLKGTAVFECNPAFTFPIIDLLFGGPGEMPSSLREMTDIELSVLKKLIGKMMQSMSYAWSDVFSYEPVIENIETNPQFNQIISPNETVAIVTLATTINQSQGIINLCLPFITLEPVISKLTAHYWFASQDISGADEAKEIIRNKLLNVPLELVAVVGHTDLTVREFLGLDEGDVIPLDMEAGDDFELYVNDHVKFKVQPGLLKSKLGVRVTAKVSGGNNHG; from the coding sequence TTGAAAGAAGTTTTGTCACAGTCTGAAATAGATATGCTTTTAAATGCACTTTCCACAGGTGAAATATCAGCTGAGGATGTAAAAGCAGAAAGCAAGTCTGATGTTATAAAAACATACGATTTTCGTCGTCCAAATAAATTCTCCAAAGACCAATTAAGAACCCTCTACATGATTCATGATAACTTTGGACGTTTGGTGTCGAACTTTTTATCAGGATATTTACGTACCAGCGTTACAGTAAAAATTGCATCTGTTGACCAGTTAACCTACGAGGACTTTCTGGTTTCTATTCCAAGCCCCACTTTAATGGCTGTTTTAAGCTTGCCGCCCCTTAAAGGGACAGCAGTATTTGAATGTAATCCGGCATTTACATTTCCAATTATTGATTTGTTATTCGGGGGACCTGGAGAAATGCCATCTTCATTGAGAGAAATGACAGATATTGAATTGAGCGTTTTAAAAAAACTAATTGGCAAGATGATGCAGAGCATGTCATATGCCTGGTCAGATGTATTTAGCTATGAGCCTGTTATTGAAAACATAGAAACTAATCCACAGTTCAACCAAATAATATCTCCTAATGAAACAGTTGCTATAGTTACCCTTGCCACGACAATAAACCAGTCACAGGGCATCATTAACCTGTGTCTGCCGTTTATTACCCTGGAACCTGTAATTTCTAAATTAACTGCCCATTACTGGTTTGCCAGCCAGGATATTTCTGGGGCGGACGAAGCAAAGGAGATTATTCGTAATAAACTTCTTAATGTACCGTTGGAATTAGTAGCTGTTGTAGGGCATACAGATTTAACAGTAAGAGAATTTCTTGGACTGGATGAAGGTGATGTTATTCCTTTGGATATGGAAGCAGGGGATGATTTTGAATTGTATGTTAATGATCATGTGAAGTTTAAAGTCCAACCTGGACTATTAAAAAGTAAGCTTGGTGTTAGAGTAACGGCTAAAGTGTCAGGGGGGAATAACCATGGATAA
- a CDS encoding response regulator, whose translation MAKRVLIVDDAAFMRMMIKDILSKNGYEIAGEAENGQKAVELYKELKPDLVTMDITMPEKDGIAAVKEIKQLDSSARIIMCSAMGQQMMVMEAIQAGARDFIVKPFQQERVIQAMEKASK comes from the coding sequence ATGGCGAAACGAGTTTTAATTGTAGATGATGCTGCTTTTATGAGAATGATGATAAAGGATATTCTTAGTAAAAATGGATATGAGATAGCTGGTGAAGCAGAAAACGGGCAAAAAGCAGTGGAGCTGTATAAAGAACTAAAACCAGATTTGGTTACCATGGACATTACCATGCCTGAAAAGGATGGAATTGCGGCTGTAAAGGAGATTAAGCAATTAGATTCTTCAGCACGTATTATTATGTGTAGTGCCATGGGCCAGCAAATGATGGTTATGGAAGCGATTCAAGCAGGAGCTAGAGATTTTATTGTTAAACCCTTTCAACAAGAGAGAGTCATCCAGGCAATGGAAAAGGCATCCAAGTAG
- a CDS encoding chemotaxis protein CheC — protein MKNPHEKERCIKLSEWKKLQAVHFDVLKEIGNIGAGHAATSLAQLLDRRIDMDVPNAGVVDLQELIGTFGSGEELAVCINLLVEGDAPSTVLFLLDEKSSFLLADLLMGMQPGTRTELDDMAQSALQEVGNILTGSMLVALSSMTRLTLNPSVPALAHDMLAAVLSAALLERGIFDEKILLIETRFHDDHVSLMGYFFLIPEEGSLEIIFKSLGINL, from the coding sequence ATCAAAAACCCTCATGAGAAGGAGAGGTGCATTAAACTGTCAGAATGGAAAAAACTTCAAGCAGTACACTTCGATGTATTAAAAGAAATAGGCAATATTGGAGCAGGGCATGCCGCAACGTCTCTTGCCCAACTTTTGGATAGGAGAATAGACATGGATGTTCCAAATGCAGGGGTTGTAGACCTGCAGGAACTAATAGGCACCTTTGGTTCAGGTGAGGAATTAGCAGTATGTATCAATTTACTAGTAGAGGGTGATGCACCAAGTACTGTTTTATTTCTCTTGGATGAAAAGAGTTCCTTCTTGCTGGCAGACCTATTAATGGGTATGCAGCCTGGGACAAGAACGGAGTTGGATGATATGGCCCAGTCTGCGCTGCAGGAGGTTGGTAACATTTTAACAGGCTCCATGCTGGTAGCCTTATCAAGTATGACAAGGCTAACTCTAAACCCATCTGTTCCAGCATTAGCCCATGATATGCTAGCAGCTGTATTAAGTGCAGCCTTGCTAGAAAGAGGGATTTTCGATGAAAAAATTCTTTTAATTGAAACAAGATTTCATGATGACCATGTTTCTTTAATGGGATATTTTTTCCTTATTCCCGAGGAAGGGTCTTTAGAAATAATATTTAAATCTTTAGGTATTAATTTATAA
- a CDS encoding CheR family methyltransferase → MDFTQFKDQISKKLGLNLNGYKEKQLKRRIEHLMISQGFNGFSDYYKALINDEILTKKFLDKITINVSEFFRNKEIFDKLESDIIPQLLKKNNRLKIWSAGCSIGSEAYSIAMILDKLTPNITHAIHASDVDERILNEAKEAKYRYDLLKNVSQERLNKYFIKDEAKYQLRDIIKNRVVFKKHDLLKDHYEKDYDLIVCRNVTIYFTKETQNTLYTNFKMALKPGGILFIGATESILNYSQLGFEKTSAWFYQKPS, encoded by the coding sequence TTGGACTTTACACAATTTAAAGATCAGATATCAAAAAAACTTGGTCTTAATCTAAATGGTTATAAAGAAAAACAGCTGAAAAGAAGAATTGAGCATTTAATGATTAGTCAGGGCTTTAATGGGTTTAGTGATTATTATAAAGCCCTGATTAATGACGAGATATTAACTAAAAAGTTTTTAGATAAAATTACAATCAATGTATCTGAGTTTTTTCGCAACAAGGAGATTTTTGATAAGCTAGAATCAGATATAATACCCCAATTGCTTAAAAAAAATAATAGACTGAAAATCTGGAGTGCAGGCTGCTCCATTGGATCAGAAGCATACAGCATTGCAATGATTTTAGATAAGCTTACCCCTAATATAACTCATGCTATTCATGCCTCTGATGTTGATGAAAGAATATTAAACGAAGCCAAAGAGGCAAAGTATCGCTATGATTTGCTGAAAAATGTTTCCCAGGAAAGACTTAATAAATACTTTATAAAGGACGAGGCCAAATACCAGCTAAGGGACATTATTAAAAACAGGGTTGTTTTTAAAAAACATGACTTGTTAAAGGACCATTATGAAAAGGATTATGATTTAATTGTCTGCCGAAATGTTACCATCTATTTTACAAAGGAAACCCAAAACACATTATATACAAATTTTAAAATGGCTTTAAAGCCGGGAGGTATTTTATTTATAGGAGCCACCGAAAGCATTTTAAACTATAGCCAGTTAGGCTTCGAAAAAACATCAGCGTGGTTTTATCAAAAACCCTCATGA
- a CDS encoding chemotaxis protein CheD → MINAGFKDENIQEFKVGIADLKVTSSPHHVITLGLGSCVGIVMFDKFSRVGGMVHIMLPDSTQFKNSDNPAKFADTGINLLLRELLRAGGKQSNLVAKIAGGAQMFKGHTSNLLNIGERNIKKTKDVLHGLRIPLAAEDTGGNKGRTMILQLDSGKVLVRTVGCVPREI, encoded by the coding sequence ATGATAAATGCCGGTTTTAAAGATGAAAACATTCAAGAGTTTAAAGTAGGTATAGCTGATTTAAAGGTAACAAGCAGTCCTCACCACGTAATTACGTTAGGATTAGGTTCATGTGTAGGAATTGTAATGTTTGATAAGTTTTCCCGGGTTGGGGGCATGGTACATATTATGCTGCCGGACAGTACTCAGTTTAAAAACTCTGACAACCCTGCCAAGTTTGCAGATACAGGTATTAACCTTCTGCTTAGGGAATTATTGAGAGCCGGCGGTAAACAGTCAAATTTAGTTGCAAAAATAGCAGGTGGTGCACAGATGTTTAAAGGGCATACATCCAACCTTTTAAATATTGGTGAAAGAAATATCAAAAAAACCAAAGATGTACTCCATGGCCTGAGAATACCTTTAGCCGCCGAGGATACAGGTGGAAATAAAGGAAGAACCATGATTTTGCAATTAGATTCAGGAAAGGTGCTGGTTAGAACTGTTGGATGTGTACCAAGGGAAATTTAG
- a CDS encoding flagellar hook-basal body protein, whose translation MNRGIYISLNGLLSRQLHQEILADNIANINTPSYKKRDVTFATLHDSLIHSVSGHKVEPIGVLPHGSQVLETRIDYSMGALFETNSPYDFAILGEGFFIVETPEGDMYTRKGSFRIDSEGYLVTHDGYRAIGYYDDYIHVENEELDQAFAIANPPAESLIRVGEDLYKINDPRLENILEDPQLKKGYLEGSNVDLGQSMAELIEAFRLFQLNQRILLTQDELLKKSANEIGSLR comes from the coding sequence ATTAACAGGGGAATCTATATTTCATTAAATGGCTTATTATCACGACAGCTGCATCAGGAAATATTGGCTGACAATATTGCTAATATTAATACACCAAGCTATAAAAAGAGGGACGTAACCTTTGCCACACTTCATGATTCTCTAATACATTCCGTAAGCGGCCATAAGGTTGAGCCTATTGGGGTGCTCCCCCATGGATCCCAGGTCTTAGAAACCCGTATTGACTATAGTATGGGAGCATTATTTGAGACTAATTCGCCTTATGATTTTGCCATACTTGGCGAGGGTTTTTTCATTGTTGAGACTCCTGAGGGTGACATGTACACTAGAAAAGGAAGTTTTAGGATAGATAGTGAAGGATATCTAGTTACCCATGACGGATACAGAGCAATAGGATACTATGACGATTATATACATGTAGAAAATGAAGAGCTTGATCAAGCATTTGCTATTGCTAATCCTCCTGCTGAAAGCTTAATCAGGGTTGGAGAGGATCTATATAAAATCAATGACCCCAGGCTGGAAAATATACTGGAAGATCCACAGCTTAAAAAAGGCTATCTGGAAGGCTCTAATGTGGATTTAGGCCAATCCATGGCCGAATTAATAGAGGCTTTTAGACTTTTCCAGCTAAATCAAAGGATTCTTTTAACCCAAGACGAGCTATTGAAGAAAAGTGCAAATGAAATTGGTAGCTTAAGATAG
- a CDS encoding DUF6115 domain-containing protein: MGILLLVVGALLMAVTYPTLKNNSNKFPQSNKKSSEQGKKIEELEEKIDILSNNVEEVLNLLNQTQNNKQGISSFSQSLRQRQVIDEYDEIMDAYQRGEDIVDIAKRFNRGKGEIQLILNLKK, encoded by the coding sequence ATGGGCATTTTGTTATTGGTAGTTGGTGCTCTTTTGATGGCTGTTACTTATCCCACCCTAAAGAATAATTCCAATAAATTTCCACAGTCAAATAAAAAATCTTCAGAACAGGGTAAAAAAATTGAGGAATTAGAGGAAAAAATTGATATTTTGTCAAATAATGTAGAGGAAGTGTTAAATCTCTTAAATCAAACCCAAAATAACAAACAAGGAATTTCATCTTTTTCACAAAGTCTCCGTCAAAGGCAAGTAATAGATGAATATGATGAAATCATGGATGCTTATCAAAGGGGAGAAGATATAGTTGATATAGCTAAGCGTTTTAACAGGGGAAAGGGTGAAATACAATTAATTCTCAACTTGAAAAAATAA
- a CDS encoding sigma-70 family RNA polymerase sigma factor, translated as MGMEQLWKSYQANKDMVTRDRIIESYLPLVKKIVGRMSLKLPPHWDNEDVISYGIIGLIEAVERFIPAKGVKFETFATLRIRGAILDALRDSTLIPRALSENLSKVSRIIERLEQEKGMEITSEEIARALDMSVKEVDEIIIAFSHLSCISLQESLKTDGFDSEDLSLIDTLPAPSQYNPEEQVQWLETQEKLIKAIDELTEKERLILAMYFHEQLTLKEIAYIMDITESRVSQLKSRVLLKIRLFLEKGK; from the coding sequence ATGGGAATGGAACAGCTATGGAAGTCCTACCAAGCAAATAAGGATATGGTTACACGGGATAGAATAATTGAAAGCTACTTGCCGTTAGTAAAGAAGATTGTAGGTAGGATGTCATTAAAGCTGCCCCCCCATTGGGACAATGAGGATGTTATTAGTTATGGGATTATTGGATTAATAGAAGCAGTGGAACGTTTTATTCCTGCCAAGGGAGTGAAATTTGAAACCTTTGCCACATTAAGAATAAGAGGTGCAATCCTTGATGCGTTAAGAGACTCAACCTTGATTCCCAGGGCATTAAGTGAAAACCTTTCCAAGGTCTCCAGGATAATTGAAAGGTTAGAGCAGGAAAAGGGGATGGAAATCACCTCAGAAGAAATAGCTAGAGCACTTGACATGTCTGTAAAAGAAGTTGATGAAATAATTATAGCCTTTTCCCATTTAAGCTGTATATCTTTACAAGAAAGTCTAAAAACAGACGGCTTTGACAGTGAAGACTTGTCTTTGATAGATACACTGCCCGCCCCATCCCAATACAATCCAGAGGAGCAGGTTCAGTGGCTGGAAACCCAAGAAAAGCTGATAAAAGCTATAGATGAACTTACAGAAAAAGAAAGACTTATTTTAGCCATGTATTTTCATGAGCAGCTTACTTTAAAGGAAATTGCGTATATAATGGACATTACTGAATCCAGAGTGTCCCAGTTGAAAAGCAGGGTTTTGTTAAAAATACGATTATTTTTAGAGAAGGGAAAATAA
- a CDS encoding flagellar brake protein → MSASNFKFLQVNSNIEVMREDDNTVYKSLIQEIREDGFLIQEPVYKRFILSLKYGDRVGLGVFTESDRYTFEASVLGVKDDDNLKLYILSQPENVKKHERRNFVRVEAAININYIVLESPLISSKDMDKYQLTQRALAIDLSGGGMMLKVDKALPEKAYLIIEFELVIKGSIQRLRLFGQVMRNLVENRGGVKRYLSGVSFYNLDERTQDKIIAYVFDKMIENIRKT, encoded by the coding sequence TTGTCTGCCTCAAATTTTAAATTCCTTCAGGTAAACTCAAACATTGAAGTAATGAGGGAGGATGATAATACAGTATATAAAAGCTTGATACAGGAAATCAGAGAAGATGGCTTTCTGATACAGGAACCGGTTTATAAGCGGTTTATATTATCGTTAAAATACGGTGATAGAGTTGGACTGGGAGTTTTTACAGAAAGTGACAGGTACACCTTTGAAGCCAGTGTTTTAGGTGTAAAAGATGATGACAACCTAAAATTATATATTCTAAGTCAGCCTGAAAATGTTAAGAAGCACGAAAGAAGAAACTTTGTAAGGGTAGAAGCAGCTATTAATATCAATTATATAGTATTAGAGAGCCCATTAATAAGTTCAAAAGATATGGATAAATACCAACTAACTCAAAGGGCCCTGGCAATTGATTTGAGTGGTGGGGGTATGATGTTAAAGGTTGACAAGGCCCTTCCAGAGAAGGCTTATCTTATAATAGAATTTGAGCTGGTTATTAAAGGGAGCATTCAAAGGTTGAGGTTATTTGGCCAGGTAATGAGAAACTTAGTGGAAAATCGCGGCGGAGTAAAAAGATATCTCTCAGGAGTCTCCTTTTATAATTTAGATGAAAGAACACAAGACAAGATAATTGCTTACGTTTTTGATAAAATGATTGAAAATATTAGAAAAACTTAG
- a CDS encoding MinD/ParA family protein — protein MLDQASKLRELVAKDKMHKKVTIPSFRSIAVVSGKGGVGKTNLTLNLAIALAQLEKKVMILDADLGMANVDILLGLVTQYNLLSVLKGHKSLDEIIVEGPSGIKIIPGGSGLGEIASIDKQHQELLWEQLKNICKDIEYLFIDCGAGISRTILGFISAADDVLVVLTPEPTSITDAYSVIKVLSRFEINSQVLLAVNKVSDLKEANITANKIETVSNRFLNIKIKRLGYVSKDNHVEKAVCSQIPFTILNPKCKASDDIKQLAINLIEGKMKPPRGIDKFIGRLFRLFE, from the coding sequence ATGCTGGATCAAGCCAGTAAACTGAGAGAGCTTGTGGCTAAAGACAAAATGCATAAAAAGGTAACCATTCCATCCTTTAGATCAATAGCAGTAGTTAGTGGCAAAGGAGGAGTGGGCAAGACAAACCTTACATTAAATTTAGCAATTGCCCTTGCCCAGCTGGAAAAAAAGGTAATGATTTTGGACGCTGATTTAGGCATGGCCAATGTGGATATCCTGTTAGGTTTAGTGACTCAATATAATTTGCTTAGTGTACTTAAGGGACATAAAAGCCTTGACGAAATAATTGTTGAAGGTCCTTCAGGTATAAAAATAATTCCTGGAGGTTCTGGCTTGGGAGAAATTGCTAGTATTGACAAGCAGCATCAGGAATTATTATGGGAACAGCTTAAAAACATCTGCAAGGATATTGAGTATCTTTTTATTGATTGTGGGGCCGGAATATCTAGAACCATCCTGGGTTTTATTTCAGCAGCCGATGATGTATTAGTTGTATTGACACCGGAACCTACCTCCATTACCGACGCTTATAGCGTTATTAAAGTTCTTTCCAGATTTGAAATTAACTCACAGGTGCTGTTGGCTGTAAACAAGGTTTCAGATTTAAAGGAAGCTAACATTACTGCCAATAAGATAGAGACAGTTTCAAATAGATTTTTAAATATCAAGATTAAGCGGCTGGGTTATGTTTCTAAGGATAACCATGTGGAAAAGGCTGTTTGTAGTCAGATTCCCTTTACTATTCTAAATCCCAAGTGTAAAGCATCTGATGATATAAAGCAGTTGGCTATAAACTTAATTGAAGGCAAAATGAAGCCGCCAAGGGGCATAGATAAGTTCATTGGAAGGTTATTTCGATTATTTGAATAG
- the flhF gene encoding flagellar biosynthesis protein FlhF gives MKIKKYLAYDMKEACQLIRQDLGPDAVIINTKQVRQKGILGFIKARMVEVTAAVDEVSVEAPSTKEVKETLSDDDKVSREMQEMKELLQQIIFKEQKATDGTIPVKVSDYEEFDAAEEFRRILEDLDLLPEVEKKIQDAFLKNELDQCKSRNDIKDKLAEKLADFFIPVTQANQKSNVLAFIGPTGVGKTTTIAKLAANFALYHGLNIALITIDTYRIGAVAQLKTYGDIIGVTVEAVMTPLELKETVKNHKHCDLILVDTAGRSSKNFEQITELKTFLDAIRPLEVYLVLDVNTKNKDLISIVDKYSVLKYSKLVFTKADETYSLGSILNVVDATELPVAYVTNGQNVPDDIIPGEPAGLAKLIIEEVE, from the coding sequence ATGAAAATTAAAAAGTATCTAGCATATGATATGAAGGAAGCATGCCAGCTGATTAGGCAGGATTTAGGGCCTGACGCAGTTATTATTAATACCAAGCAGGTTAGGCAAAAGGGGATTCTTGGCTTCATAAAAGCCAGAATGGTTGAGGTAACTGCTGCGGTTGATGAAGTGTCTGTTGAAGCTCCATCTACCAAGGAGGTAAAAGAGACACTATCAGATGATGATAAGGTTAGCAGGGAAATGCAGGAAATGAAGGAATTACTCCAGCAAATAATTTTCAAGGAACAAAAAGCCACAGATGGTACCATACCTGTGAAGGTTAGCGACTATGAGGAGTTTGATGCCGCAGAGGAATTTAGAAGGATTTTAGAAGATTTGGACCTTTTGCCTGAAGTGGAAAAGAAAATCCAGGATGCTTTCCTTAAGAATGAACTGGATCAGTGTAAAAGCAGGAATGATATTAAAGATAAGTTGGCAGAGAAACTAGCTGATTTCTTCATACCAGTTACCCAGGCAAATCAAAAAAGTAATGTACTGGCTTTTATTGGTCCAACAGGAGTTGGTAAGACAACTACCATTGCAAAGCTTGCTGCAAATTTTGCTTTGTATCATGGTTTAAATATAGCACTCATTACTATTGATACTTATAGGATTGGAGCAGTTGCTCAGCTTAAAACCTATGGTGATATAATTGGAGTTACAGTTGAAGCTGTAATGACTCCCCTTGAACTTAAAGAAACAGTAAAAAACCATAAGCATTGTGATTTAATACTGGTTGATACTGCCGGAAGATCTTCAAAGAATTTTGAACAGATAACAGAATTAAAAACCTTTTTGGATGCCATAAGGCCGCTAGAAGTATATTTAGTTTTAGATGTAAATACAAAAAACAAGGATTTAATCTCTATTGTAGACAAATATAGTGTTTTAAAGTACTCCAAGCTTGTTTTTACTAAAGCTGATGAAACCTATAGCCTAGGTTCTATTTTAAACGTGGTGGATGCAACAGAACTGCCTGTAGCATATGTAACCAATGGACAAAATGTTCCAGATGATATTATACCTGGAGAACCAGCTGGTTTGGCAAAGTTAATTATAGAGGAAGTGGAATAA